In Uranotaenia lowii strain MFRU-FL chromosome 2, ASM2978415v1, whole genome shotgun sequence, one genomic interval encodes:
- the LOC129744150 gene encoding proteasome-associated protein ECM29 homolog isoform X3 — protein MASNQAEELELLERVLLRLGCADTDEQLQNTVTKFLTPVLIKITSPHEAVRKKVMEILTHINKRLKSRNQIQLPLGPLLQQYQQSNSSFLINFAIIYITMGFPRLTIQEQTELAPSLMNCLEGKPEPHQDKILMLVLPLLGEIKIPDNPENRSELLGLSGKPHSKQQLLSILMDVLLLPYGTTQDGVVPPGMSNYSFKRVTSEHLKAEELEQLKKGIVRFLCGGIFPEPEILSHLIVASADTRFSVATPAIVELNKITSSLDWADPKLSAPLYVLFSGNGSKIPDRKTTPVCTRVRQKLLQHLLKCRGNGIITAKGIQVIFESLFGEVTNQKCKVLALQFADKLITNGQPDLINKLSKVLLTGISKLIGPTSEEVNEVQNAAYNAMAQLAIVCPTTVNQDMQLVAGYFDHLSQAPVELHSSIREALVALAQAFDWKKQPKAQSSGSESPMATDDLTAKGRFVPNSNQLLLLGLLGEKAESKLTIVQNVASVFLTTCFPDYYVPSRYLLLIICGESSQLREMMTTYLYGVSRKDHINYGAIVSVEDFQELAEDKEAKNPFSATNEPRRIVLPCFRDMMEYVAMKSERKTATILDRPGYGKVKLPYNFDTYIEILDYLRICLLFNAGVNTHPDDDKEVLKLAAFLKKFAVETGNRDILKKYNELIRKLIIGRKGFVELTCMYDLVNGVPEVLASENKDLLSTLGSSLKEISEPTRALIAKVYGILLAYNSNEQELETQIKELLSLSNKSLENRHGSILAAANAVHRKLIITPALQEWQIFKDLVQLLITLLDDSQSLLQSASIKSLSLIGSSTKLPLKGDDSTDQTKMETDQQESASTKASLFKKLMTLLQSGHTKAKIREDVAHCLGYLAVGDKEFYANRLLEGFLGLLKMTKDPALHIAMGQAIVYTLQGLSTGERVADLDSQGNIDDEKLTWFVIELVKKVNEPHAYLKQACAIWLLAIVKNCNKRKPIIDNRQILQLALTDLLSEDNELVQDVASRGLGIVFSISSNDNQEELSNLLLDQLIGGRRQVQKVTADTKLFEEGVLGKAPTGGNLTTYKELCSLASDLNQPEMIYQFMQLANHNATWNSKLGAAFGLQSISKSAKLKMEPYLGKIVPRLFRYKYDPTPKIQNSMISIWDSVVSDSKATVELYYWDILDDVSKNLTSSEWRTRIACCLAVRDLIKRTSGLKLRSDELRKDGSEPMEVEVPEPELAYLWSQLLRVMDDIHEGTRLAAEGTASALSKVCVVAASSERSKSGLNVASSIIPLFLEKGVTNTVPEIRKLSIKTLSDLIDSAGSLIMPHLISLVPCLLQATGELDSAKLSYLSNMMAGQSGGTQEVVDSMRAEAAKQHYTMETLSKCIRHIDYPTLEKMTPAVLDVLKTSVILGTKVACAHFICLISIQLGAEMQPLTSKYLGACFTGLSDRNATVRKYFASAIGHLIGAAKEQSIVRLFAKLQEFYFEQQSNKAVPWTIQAINKRHQEVLKDYSGNVMPLMFFAMHEESTEDTKSTLELWQDLWHDINTGDAGLRMNLTAILEILESKLNDPSWLLKAQAGNAINTLATKLSSNLEDPVRLKLIELVLSNVSGRTFQGKEKLLQALASLCKNLKKDTNHYVQIIDALMKECRKEEPVYRTHALKALGNALEELKEDRFEEVYNMVWYLLDKQDLSDGDKDGEKEVLTSDEKNKQMLIFVNLKETVCETLGKAWPEQSIETQTKYQVKFVEKCVQCLKLNTRQVQICLLQALGRFLDRLHLLRKDELSVEENKEKKAKVDSENDEVLQKVCKTVLSAVVEVAGIPHTGLKKEALNIMLILINKLKAKDPTKVAKELAMVSQTFEQIVVLLQKDAAPEVKCRLKDIEDKLK, from the exons GCTGCTCGGTCTTTCCGGCAAACCGCACAGCAAGCAACAGTTGCTGTCGATTCTGATGGATGTTTTGCTGTTACCTTACGGAACGACACAGGACGGTGTTGTTCCACCGGGTATGAGCAATTACTCCTTCAAGCGTGTAACCAGCGAACATCTGAAAGCCGAAGAGCTGGAACAGCTCAAGAAGGGAATCGTTCGGTTTTTGTGCGGTGGCATTTTTCCGGAACCGGAAATTCTTTCCCATCTGATTGTCGCTTCCGCAGACACTCGGTTTTCAGTTGCCACCCCTGCAATTGTTGAGCTCAACAAAATAACCTC aTCTCTCGATTGGGCAGATCCAAAGCTTTCGGCTCCGTTGTACGTTTTGTTTTCCGGAAACGGTTCCAAGATTCCGGATCGGAAAACGACACCGGTATGTACCCGGGTACGGCAGAAGCTGCTGCAACATCTGCTGAAGTGTCGTGGCAACGGAATCATCACGGCCAAGGGTATTCAGGTTATTTTCGAGTCGCTGTTCGGCGAAGTGACCAATCAAAAGTGCAAGGTTCTTGCGCTGCAGTTTGCCGATAAGTTGATCACCAA TGGCCAACCAGACTTGATCAACAAGCTCTCGAAGGTGCTGCTAACGGGGATCTCAAAACTGATAGGTCCAACCTCGGAGGAGGTAAACGAAGTTCAGAATGCTGCCTACAACGCGATGGCTCAGTTGGCGATCGTTTGTCCTACAACGGTCAATCAAGACATGCAGCTGGTTGCTGGCTATTTCGATCATCTTTCCCAGGCTCCCGTTGAGTTGCATTCGTCAATTCGGGAAGCCCTCGTTGCCCTAGCACAGGCTTTCGATTGGAAGAAGCAACCCAAGGCTCAATCTTCGGGTAGTGAAAGTCCGATGGCTACGGACGATCTCACCGCCAAAGGAAGATTTGTTCCGAATTCGAATCAGTTGTTGCTTCTGGGATTACTTGGAGAGAAGGCCGAATCGAAGTTGACCATTGTACAGAATGTTGCTTCGGTGTTTTTGACTACTTGCTTCCCGGATTACTACGTTCCGTCTCGATACTTGCTGTTGATTATttgcggggaaagttctcagtTGAGGGAGATGATGACCACTTATTTGTACGGAGTCTCGCGGAAGGATCACATCAATTACGGAGCCATCGTTTCGGTGGAAGATTTCCAAGAATTGGCCGAGGATAAAGAGGCGAAAAACCCGTTTTCGGCTACCAACGAACCTCGAAGGATTGTTCTTCCTTGTTTCCGCGATATGATGGAGTACGTGGCTATGAAATCTGAACGAAAAACGGCTACAATTCTTGACCGACCTGGATACGGGAAAGTTAAACTGCCATATAACTTCGATACTTATATTGAGATCCTAGATTATCTGAGGATTTGCTTACTATTCAACGCTGGTGTCAACACTCATCCGGACGATGACAAGGAAGTACTGAAGTTGGCagcatttttgaagaaattcgcCGTGGAAACTGGTAATCGAGACATCCTTAAGAAATACAACGAACTCATCAGGAAGTTGATAATAGGTCGAAAAGGATTTGTAGAACTAACTTGTATGTATGATCTGGTCAATGGAGTTCCAGAAGTTTTGGCTTCTGAAAACAAGGACCTACTGAGCACTTTAGGTTCTTCACTCAAAGAGATATCTGAGCCCACCAGAGCTCTCATTGCCAAGGTCTATGGAATTCTGCTGGCATACAACAGTAACGAACAAGAGCTAGAAACTCAAATTAAAGAACTTCTATCCCTAAGCAATAAATCCCTCGAAAACAGACACGGATCAATCCTAGCAGCGGCAAATGCTGTTCATCGAAAGCTTATCATAACCCCGGCACTTCAAGAGTGGCAAATCTTCAAAGACCTCGTACAATTACTAATCACCTTGCTAGACGATTCACAATCCTTGCTCCAATCGGCTTCGATCAAATCTCTCAGCTTGATCGGTTCCAGTACGAAACTTCCCCTAAAGGGAGACGATTCAACCGATCAGACCAAAATGGAAACCGATCAGCAAGAATCGGCATCGACCAAGGCTTCCCTGTTCAAAAAGCTGATGACTTTACTTCAGAGTGGTCACACGAAGGCAAAGATTCGTGAAGACGTTGCCCACTGTCTCGGATATTTAGCTGTGGGAGACAAAGAATTTTACGCCAACCGTTTGCTGGAAGGATTCCTCGGtcttctaaaaatgacaaaagacccAGCTCTGCATATCGCAATGGGCCAAGCGATCGTTTACACCTTGCAAGGTTTATCCACTGGAGAGAGAGTTGCCGATCTGGATTCCCAGGGCAACATCGATGACGAAAAGCTGACGTGGTTCGTGATTGAACTGGTCAAGAAGGTTAATGAACCACATGCTTACCTCAAACAGGCTTGTGCCATTTGGCTTCTGGCCATTGTTAAAAACTGCAATAAGCGAAAGCCTATTATCGATAATCGACAGATTTTGCAGTTGGCCCTGACCGATTTGCTTTCTGAGGATAACG aACTGGTTCAAGATGTTGCATCCCGTGGTTTGGGTATCGTTTTCTCCATTTCCAGCAACGACAACCAGGAGGAACTGTCCAACTTATTGCTTGATCAACTGATCGGTGGCAGGCGTCAGGTGCAGAAAGTTACAGCCGATACCAAACTGTTCGAGGAGGGTGTTTTGGGGAAAGCTCCCACAGG CGGCAACTTAACCACCTACAAGGAACTCTGCAGCCTGGCCTCGGATCTGAATCAACCGGAGATGATCTACCAGTTTATGCAGCTGGCCAATCACAATGCAACCTGGAACAGTAAGCTGGGTGCCGCCTTTGGCCTTCAATCGATTTCCAAGTCCGCGAAACTCAAAATGGAACCCTACCTTGGCAAAATTGTCCCAAGGCTGTTCCGTTATAAATACGATCCGACcccgaaaattcagaattcgatGATTTCCATCTGGGATTCCGTAGTCAGTGATTCGAAGGCAACGGTTGAACTGTATTATTGGGACATTTTGGATGATGTTAGTAAGAACTTGACTTCATCGGAGTGGCGAACGAGAATCGCTTGCTGCCTGGCTGTGAGAGATCTGATTAAGCGAACCAGTGGACTGAAGTTGCGATCAGATGAATTACGGAAGGATGGAAGCGAGCCAATGGAAGTGGAGGTGCCGGAACCTGAGCTAGCTTATCTTTGGAGTCAACTGTTAAGGGTGATGGATGATATTCACGAGGGCACGAGACTGGCTGCGGAAGGGACTGCCAGTGCTTTGAGTAAAGTTTGCGTCGTAGCAGCTTCCAGTGAGAGAAGTAAATCTGGGTTGAATGTTGCCAGCTCAATTATCCcgttgtttttggaaaaaggtGTGACGAATACCGTTCCGGAGATCCGAAAGCTAAGTATTAAGACCTTATCGGATTTGATCGATTCGGCTGGGTCGTTGATTATGCCACATTTGATTAGCTTGGTCCCCTGTTTACTACAAGCAACTGGAGAGTTGGATTCTGCCAAGTTATCGTATCTATCGAACATGATGGCTGGACAATCGGGAGGTACTCAAGAAGTCGTTGATTCTATGAGGGCGGAAGCTGCAAAACAGCACTACACCATGGAAACTTTGTCCAAGTGTATTCGACATATTGATTACCCGACCTTGGAGAAAATGACTCCAGCTGTTCTGGATGTTTTAAAGACGTCGGTAATTTTGGGAACAAAAGTAGCTTGCGCTCACtttatttgcttgatcagtATTCAGCTGGGAGCGGAAATGCAACCACTCACAAGTAAATATCTGGGAGCATGTTTCACCGGGCTTTCGGATCGAAACGCCACCGTTAGGAAGTATTTTGCCTCGGCCATCGGTCACCTCATTGGGGCAGCCAAGGAACAGTCCATCGTGCGTCTTTTCGCGAAACTACAGGAGTTTTATTTCGAGCAGCAGTCCAACAAAGCTGTACCGTGGACTATTCAAGCGATCAACAAACGTCACCAGGAAGTTCTAAAGGATTATTCCGGCAACGTTATGCCATTGATGTTTTTCGCAATGCATGAAGAGTCGACGGAGGATACGAAGTCTACCCTTGAGCTGTGGCAGGATTTGTGGCACGATATCAATACTGGCGATGCTGGTCTAAGGATGAATCTTACGGCTATCCTAGAAATTCTAGAGTCTAAGCTAAATGACCCTTCGTGGTTGCTGAAGGCCCAAGCTGGTAACGCAATCAACACCTTAGCCACTAAGCTTAGTTCTAACCTGGAAGATCCGGTGCGTTTGAAGTTGATTGAACTGGTTCTTAGTAACGTTTCCGGTAGGACATTCCAAGGAAAGGAAAAACTTCTTCAAGCTCTCGCCAGTTTGTGTAAGAATCTGAAAAAAGACACCAATcactacgtgcagattattgaCGCCCTGATGAAGGAATGCCGCAAGGAAGAACCTGTCTACCGAACTCATGCTCTGAAAGCGCTTGGCAACGCATTGGAAGAATTGAAAGAAGATCGATTCGAGGAAGTTTACAACATGGTTTGGTATCTGTTGGACAAACAAGACCTTTCCGATGGCGACAAAGACGGTGAAAAAGAAGTGCTAACGTCCGACGAAAAGAACAAGCAGATGCTCATTTTTGTCAACCTGAAGGAAACGGTTTGCGAAACTTTGGGTAAAGCATGGCCGGAACAGTCAATCGAAACGCAAACCAAATACCAGGTGAAGTTTGTCGAAAAATGCGTACAGTGTTTGAAGTTGAACACTCGACAGGTGCAGATCTGTTTGCTGCAAGCTTTAGGAAGATTCCTGGATAGGTTACATTTGTTGCGAAAGGACGAGCTCTCGGTGGAAGAAAACAAAGAGAAAAAGGCCAAGGTTGACTCCGAGAACGATGAAGTACTTCAGAAAGTTTGCAAGACTGTCCTGTCCGCTGTTGTGGAAGTGGCTG GAATCCCTCACACCGGGCTGAAGAAGGAAGCCCTGAACATCATGTTAATCCTGATCAACAAACTAAAGGCGAAGGACCCGACCAAGGTGGCCAAAGAGTTGGCAATGGTTTCGCAGACCTTTGAGCAGATTGTGGTGCTGCTGCAAAAAGATGCCGCACCGGAGGTTAAATGCCGCCTGAAAGATATCGAAGATAAGCTCAAATAA